In Toxoplasma gondii ME49 chromosome X, whole genome shotgun sequence, a single genomic region encodes these proteins:
- a CDS encoding hypothetical protein (encoded by transcript TGME49_237070~Signal peptide predicted by SignalP 2.0 HMM (probability 0.997) with cleavage site probability 0.806 at residue 20) — protein MKLLSVLVVSAGSLLPIAAGTSVSEEGEIVYSAPIRHVQEMSYDSEETDVHSYVQEDGEYGVDASLRILEEVPMDESFEGAEQRSLGKKKQEPVVIEMPAKKAAPVKKPVVETKYMAPVVESKYVAPSKKGRLLAALSGRRQTENETVSSQSVESVVDATMTHSEESVMTQSEEESVMPTSTEDSMNAQSVEMLEESAEVQGVQAAETETEEERELKKKATAYVVPVAPVVQKAPTCTSGKSCSSYHSGCTGNACSRYMQESAE, from the coding sequence ATGAAGCTGTTGTCTGTTTTGGTTGTCTCCGCAGGGAGTCTCCTGCCCATCGCTGCAGGCACTTCTGTTtctgaggaaggcgaaatTGTGTACAGTGCTCCTATTCGTCATGTGCAGGAGATGTCATACGACTCCGAAGAGACGGATGTCCACTCGTACGTTCAAGAAGACGGTGAGTATGGGGTAGATGCAAGCCTTCGCATTCTGGAAGAAGTCCCAATGGATGAGTCTTTCGAAGGAGCTGAACAACGCTCCCTtgggaaaaagaaacaggaacCCGTGGTCATTGAAATGCCGGCGAAAAAGGCCGCACCGGTGAAAAAGCCTGTTGTCGAGACAAAGTATATGGCCCCAGTTGTTGAAAGCAAGTACGTTGCACCGTCCAAGAAAGggcgcctcctcgctgctCTGTCAGGCCGGCGACAGACTGAAAACGAGACCGTCTCATCTCAGTCTGTGGAGTCCGTTGTGGATGCAACCATGACCCACTCCGAGGAATCTGTTATGACccagagcgaagaggagtcCGTAATGCCAACATCCACTGAAGATTCCATGAACGCCCAGTCCGTTGAGATGCTCGAAGAGTCAGCTGAGGTTCAGGGGGTCCAAGCCGCCGAAACTGAGACggaagaggaacgcgaactgaagaaaaaggcaaCAGCCTATGTGGTACCGGTTGCTCCAGTTGTTCAGAAGGCCCCTACGTGCACTTCTGGCAAATCTTGTTCTTCCTATCACTCTGGTTGCACTGGCAATGCCTGCTCTCGTTACATGCAAGAGTCAGCGGAGTAA
- a CDS encoding hypothetical protein (encoded by transcript TGME49_237080~Signal peptide predicted by SignalP 2.0 HMM (probability 1.000) with cleavage site probability 0.916 at residue 22), translating into MKAAVALSLFGLTLALPMVALAEEMSSEMVDSVDMLEMEDVSVQETQELSEESSTAPMRYLEEDSTDDIFLIPETTSPIRVLGKKNRAVYVAAPKKYVAPVVQKKAPVAHSKYSAPAPSKKMHAPAKKAPVIMSSKYAPAPASKKYTQAAPSKKYRRLAPVPEMSEEESTATSISDIEVDDEERELKKNSGYYVAYTPVVASPYCSVGSSCARYLGEEQDMNEEFMSEEEEAVYEQSAEERSLGKKSRAVYVAPAPKKYVAPAPQKKVAAPVYRAASMHKKAEPVVQMKATPVQKKAAPVAHKKTPAFPSKKYHQAMSSSKYTPITTLSKKRRLAAQEDVAVEEESTATETETEEEERDLKKRGTYYYPVAAYPVVATPYCSTGGACY; encoded by the coding sequence ATGAAGGCAGCCGTTGCTCTATCTCTTTTCGGGCTTACTCTGGCTCTCCCAATGGTAGCTCTGGCAGAGGAAATGAGCAGCGAAATGGTTGACAGTGTTGATATGCTCGAGATGGAGGATGTTTCCGTTCAGGAGACCCAGGAACTGTCAGAGGAATCTAGCACCGCGCCCATGCGTTATCTTGAAGAAGATAGCACCGACGACATTTTCCTCATTCCTGAGACCACCTCTCCCATCCGCGTTCTGGGCAAGAAAAACCGTGCCGTTTACGTCGCTGCCCCCAAGAAGTATGTGGCTCCTGttgtgcagaagaaggcccCAGTTGCCCACTCCAAGTACTCGGCACCCGCCCCGTCCAAGAAAATGCACGCGCCTGCCAAGAAGGCCCCAGTTATTATGTCGTCCAAGTACGCGCCTGCCCCCGCCTCGAAAAAGTACACGCAAGCTGCCCCGTCGAAGAAGTATCGCCGACTTGCGCCCGTTCCCGAGATGTCCGAAGAGGAATCGACTGCAACTTCCATCTCGGACATCGAAGTCGATGATGAAGAACGtgagctgaagaagaacagtGGCTACTATGTGGCGTACACCCCGGTCGTTGCTAGCCCGTACTGCAGTGTCGGCTCATCTTGTGCTCGCTACCTCGGTGAAGAGCAAGATATGAACGAGGAGTTCatgagcgaggaagaggaggctGTGTATGAGCAGAGTGCTGAAGAGCGCTCCTTGGGAAAGAAGAGCCGTGCGGTTTACGTGGCCCCTGCCCCAAAAAAGTACGTGGCCCCCGCTCCTCAAAAGAAGGTCGCTGCTCCGGTGTACCGTGCAGCCTCTATGCATAAGAAGGCTGAGCCGGTTGTTCAGATGAAGGCCACGCCTGTTCAGAAGAAGGCCGCGCCTGTTGCTCATAAGAAGACCCCCGCTTTCCCGTCGAAGAAATACCATCAGGCTATGTCGTCATCCAAATACACTCCTATCACTACTCTTAGCAAGAAGCGCCGCCTGGCAGCTCAGGAAGATGTTGCTGTCGAGGAGGAGTCCACTGCGACTGAAActgagacagaggaagaggagcgtGACCTGAAAAAACGTGGAACATACTACTACCCGGTTGCTGCCTACCCGGTCGTCGCCACCCCGTACTGCAGCACCGGTGGTGCGTGCTACTAA